From Cucumis melo cultivar AY chromosome 3, USDA_Cmelo_AY_1.0, whole genome shotgun sequence:
tccTGCATTATGTTGTCGACATGTAAACTTAGTTTTGCATGATTGGTATTTGGGTCTAGCATTCCCAGGAAACGTTCTAGTATTAGAATAGTTAGAAGAAATCTTTAAAATTTGAGAGAATTTGTATTTCTAAAGAATATTTTTGGAGGGTTATTTGTAATCACCATCCATGGTGCATCTAGAAATTTAAATCTACAGAGAGGGACTTGAATTTAGGTGTAGAGGGGTTGGAAGCTAAATTTACCATTGAACTTGTATCTGTAAATTTACTATAGACATAGTTGAGGGGCTCGAGCCCCCACTAGGCCTATAGTAAATCCATCATTGATACTACATACGTGTTGGCAAAATTTACCATAAGTTTTTGGTATCTTAGACTTTGTATCAAACCAAATAACTAAAGCTAATCAATAATACAAATACAAGtagtttttttctaaaagaactGTCTTCCAAGTACTCTCTCCAATGTCAGTTTCTTTTCAAATTGGTATTAGAGCTTAAAGAtccttttttaagaaaatagacAAGTGATGACATGGTCCCATTCCATGTCTTATTGCTCTACAAAAGCAACTATGGTAACTGTTGCATCAAGATAAAGACTTTCGTTGGCTCACACAGTATACGAAAGATAGTAGAGAAAGGAAACACCAAGCCAAACAATGATGGTAGTCTTTCTCAAACACAAAAGGACCATTTGAGAGAGTAAAAAAAATGAGAGAAGTCTTCTTGTCTTTCTTAACTGTCTGATACCCTTTCCAGGATTTTCATAGAAAGTTTAGAATGATGAAATTGTCCATCTAGTTCAATGTCATCTTTAGAGGGAGTTTTCTATACATCTTTAGCTTAATAGCTTGTTGAAAAAAGTTACTCTTCCATAGTCTGGTCCCAGATCTCAAAAAGTAAACTAGTACAATTCATGATTCCTTCTTTGATAGGACAAGTTCCTGTTCAGTAACCTTAGACTTGATGTAGTCACTGATTGGTTTTGTTATTAAGGATAAACCCATCAAGGACAAAGACAAGATCAGTCAAAGATCTTAGCAAACATAAATGGGTAAAACCAAAACCTTTCGGCTTCCCTTGAAAACATAAATTTATATGCACTTAACTTGAAGGAATTAGTCAGCTGTTTGAAAAGTTGTGACCATCTTGGAGGGGTCTGAAAGCGATCGAGCAGGAATGACGAGGGTCGTCCAATCTTAGAGGTTGAATTTGGCTCGTTGGAGGTCATCAATATATTTCATTAATGGGGCCAATTTCTGCCTCTCTAATGTTCATCATGAAGAGAACAAAATTGTTCATGTTTTTGTAGTTTTGACATCATTTTAAGATCATGTTTTGATCTAGAAAAATGTTTTAGTTTTCTAGATAGTATTCTCTCCGTCATTCTTATTAAAGCGATTAGACTGTAATCATTTTCCTTTTTGCTTTAGTTGGCCTCAACAAAACTTGAGGAAGATTTCAAGAGCAGTTACTCTAGTAGCTAAGTGTGAAAAGTATCTGGGTTTACTTAAACAAAAGGTTTTGAAAGTTGTCCAAAGCTGAAAAAGCaagtttgtttgttttctattcttttttttctctcactaAAATGTGGGAGAAAGGATCTAAGGAACTCACTCTTATTTCTTAGGCAATCTTAACCTACATAACAAGTGATATTGTGGTGATTTATCTATAACTGAGAGGTCTACTTCTAAAAGAGGTAAAAAGATGAAAGATAGAGAATGAAAGTCTCATGATCTATTTATTAAACACAGATACACTAAAATATTCATTGTCTCTTTGCATCTCTACAATCAAAATGTTTATGCTATGATCACTGCaagaaaaaaaggaaccttCAAATGACAAAACCAACCATCTCGAAAGAAAGCCAATCTCATCAGAAGatatacattttctttttgtctcATGAGCAATGGTAAAATAAAATGGAATAATTCATTTTTAATCTTGAAAAGCTTGAAAGGAAGAAGATGCCAAGCAAAATGTAGGCATTCCCTAAAGCTTatccaacaaaagaaaaagaagatgctTCTAATGTGACTGTATCAACAAAGGAGAATACAACAGTAAAGACAGGCTATATTGTTGCTTTCACTATTCATCTTGAAGCTAAGAAGCTTCAATAATAATAGTTCAATAATATGTGAAAAATCATAAACCCCCTCAAAGTGTTCATTTCATTAAACCTTTTATAATAACGTTTGACCATTTATTCTAACCCCTCCCTCTCTTAGAAATTAGTATAATATTTATAAGTAAAACAAAGTTGATTATATTACGTCAAATGAATAATGTTGAGAGTTGTTTAAGTCAAGGTTCAAAGTTCATGGGTGGACCCAAGTCTCGGAGGGAACTAAGATGAGGTGTAGGAATGCATGCATATCTCGAAATAAAAGAGTTAGATTTTTGAGCTTTGGATTGGTTAGTCAAGCTAGTAGTTATATACTAATTGGGAAATAGTTGAGCTACCGTCTTGGTCTAGTACCCTGGAATCTCGAGTGTTGAAAACAAACTTGCCATCAAACATGTAATCACAAATGATTGTTAAAGGAAGAGCATTGTCAATAACCACATTCTACAACCCAAGCGGAAGAATTAGTAATCTCTAAGAGAGCTAGAGCTCTAACTTTCCTTCTTGTGTGCTTAGTTGAATTATACATCTCCTATACTAACTTAGGATTCAAAGTAGAGAAGACAACCTTAATTACAATGATGGAAGGATTACAAGTTAGCTTATAAAGTGAGactagacaaaaaaaaaaaaaaaaaaggggtcGAAGACCAAGCCTATAACGACAACAAACACATGTAAGATTTGAGCACCAACAAATAATATCATAGATAATAGAACGTTAATATATAATGACATTCCTAATACATACATATTAGGCTAGGTTCCCAAATGAAAAAATGTTGGTTCCAATTCCATTCCATATGATAAAAAATGTGCAATAAAATGTGAGAATTAATTAAGAGCTGAGCTGGCAGTGTTACATTTTAGTGGTAAGAAAAGCATAAATGGGGTGTGAGAATTATATTTATCCCATTTTGTGTGTGGGGGAAGGAATATTTCATCTGCTTCCTTCCAAAGTTTTCTCCATACAAATTGTCtttctttctatcttttttCTACCCAACTTGCCCTTTTCCCCACGTGGACCAATCTTTGttcctattattattatttattattttcctttctttttagattTTTCCTAATCTTATcttcctttttaaaaaaattagattgTTATTCATAATTTGATTTCAATGGTTTAAAAGAATAAACCAAATTTTtaaaactagaaaaaaaaaatagctctaaaaaaattgtttttgtttttagattttggtTAGGAATTCAGccattgtatttaaaaaaatatttaaatcgTTACAAGACTTAAAAGAAACTAACCATTTAAGAAAATGGTTACCAAATAAGAAAGTTTTCGTTTTATAGCTTTATACTGAGTAAAAACCTTTTTAGCAATTTTTATTGAAATGTTCAGCTAAAGTTAAGAGATTAGGAGTCGAAACTTGTAGTATAGTATATGAATAGACTTTAAATAACCTCAATTAAACATAACTCCCTCGAGGTAAATAATGGTTTCAATTAATTTCACCTTTTACTTTAAAAATTTACATTCTACcttcaatatttatttttaaaatatgaataggatttttttaaaaaaaaaattatatttaaaatagcATTAAAAAAGCAAATAAGCAcgtgttaaaaataaaataaaacaaaaggcaaattaaatcaattatcaATCAAgtcttaaataattttttaacaaaagattaaaaattgatactaaacaactttttaaaaaaaattggaaaaggGAATACTATTTAATTAAATGGTTGCGTAGTATTCAATCTCTAGTGATACTAAACAAGTTTGCTAATTATTACATCATCCACTTGAAGATATTCTTACAAATTTGGCTATTTTTCAAAATACTTAGTTACATAATTATCTTAAAAACAAGTTATAATCACAAGATTAATTtgattgtatttttttttttttcactaaagGTGATTCTACAAATATCAAACTTGATCTTGATGTGCCACACCACTTCACAATATTTTTGCCAAATCAACTCTAAGTAGTTTTTAGAAACAATTTCTAATTCgtcacaaaataataataataaaatattgttGTTCAATTCCTACGAATTCGTTTAGAAGGTTAATACAAACACATTCACACTTAATGCCttaaattaatttcattaatgttaatctttttagttcaacaaattAGGGTATCGTTCATTAATACACTTCtttaaccaaccaaaaattaTTTCCAATAATTGATGAGTTGTacccatttttctttttggaaaaagaagatttccatttaaagaaaaattccAATAACACAAAATAAAGAAGATGGTGCATGTTAACTTTTAGGTTcactatttttattttcaactaatttatttataattaaattgagAAGAATCCATAACTTAATTTGTAAATGAAAAGATGGAATATGAAAAAGGTAGGAAGGGGTGTCAAATGGGATAGCATAATATATAGGATATTTTGgtaacaaaagagaaaaaaaaaaggataaaagagGACAAAGATTTGAGAACTTTAGgaagaaaagcatcttttaGTGGGATGCatattcttatttttaaattaccTCAAAACTTCTCATAAGATAATGCTTGGTGGGGAATGAAATGCATAATCTAAATAATTCATCAACACGAATTACAATGAGAATGAAGAGAGCAAATTATAAGATTCCAAAAGAGATCATAAAACAACGTTGTTATTAAGAGGGAAGAAATCAAATCAATTCAAACCGTATGAGAGACGATTACGCAAGAAATGACGTAAGTCAAGGATTATAACAGTCTGAGTATTATAATAGTCTGCGATTAAAGCATAGCTTATTACTCAACTTTTGTTGGTATTACTTCCTTTTGTAGTGACTTCTACTTAGATTTCCGCTTTGACTTGATCTTTTACTTTTACTAAGTAAATATTTGGAGCTTATTGAGAGAAGGGGCGTGAGAAAAAGGAGAATGAGAAcaagtattattataatattaggATTAGTATTTTCCTAATAGTATTATCATAATGGTAGGGTCAAACATGAAGTGAACTAAAATAACTCCCTTCACTCCTCCCTAATCCTAGGGGCAAAGAGTCCCTAAATAGTATTTGTTTTAGACTCGTGGgatttacaaattttttttttttaatattaagtTCAATTATACAAGATTAAATTACtaataaattttgaattatgTTAAATACTCTAAGTGGAAGAATTGACATGGGTTTTCTTAGGCCGATTTGTCTCTGCTCACATGTTTTTTAAATCAAACCAAGATATAATTTTGCTTTAAACTAAACACGGTCAAACTTGAAATTTTTAGAAGTATTAGCTACTAGTCTTTTAAAACTTTCTAAACTATACTCTCGTACCTTCAAGATTTTGTTCATTAAGATGCGATCTCACTGCATTCATTATACCCTCTTGAACCCTAGCATTACATTAATGATATCATAAAGGATCCTAATAATAGATATacatgtgtgtatatatatttttttgaaatgaatgataacaatgataaaatatattctatgcagttatattttttatttgtaaattATGTCGTTCATGTTCTtcgattttttttctataacttAAGATCTCTATTTAACAAATAAACTCTTAAGAGACAATCAAAGTAGGCATAATTCAACCGTAGTTTATACGTATTTTGTGATGCGAAATTGGCCTTTTGTCATTTATTATAGTAAAAAGAGTTGAAggtaatttatatattataaccAAAATATAGGGAGAAAAAGCAAAAAGCCAAAACTCCCTCATCTTGTCTCTTTCACAAAGACCTCAAGGGACCCCACTGTCCTACCCATTTGCATTTCATCACCCTTCTATTCTCTCTTtcctatatttttctttttaacataaCATTATGTATTTCTTATATCAaaatatacacacacacatatatataattataattatgttTGGAAACAAAAACATCTCTTTATATCCCATAACTAAAAGGCTgcaaaacaattttttttttctttatgtttttgaagtgactttgaaaaataaataaaattcaaatggcactaattttaaaatttaattcaaataacattttaagtatttagaagaaaaaaaaaacatttttctttACAAATTAACTTTGAACCACACATTAGAAACATAtttcataacaaaaataatGTTAAGCATTTTAAAATAGGATGCTAAACCCAATTAATTCAAACGGtttgataaaaaaagaaaaaagaaaacaagatgAAATGGAATGGAATTATAAGcttaataattattttcatcTCGTGCTCCACATTCTTCCACATCATGATTTACATTTCCTAAAATCGTGCTATTCTAAAGTACACACACATAATGACCCATGTGAcccttttttttaaaacattaagtATTAaatcaatttatatatatacgcACCTCTCCTCCACATTCATACTCCTCCCCCATCACACGTGGAAACATTAATTAAATACCaacaataattattttaattacacacattaattaattaattaattagttaaaccGCTAAACTACAATTTTTCCCCTCACTCCCAAAACAGACCCTTTCCATTAATTCATATTACCATATTCAATTAAGATTTAACGATAACCGTTTTCTTTGGTTTTAAAATCGTTGAAAATATTCATTTTCCGTTAACGGATTGGTCACCTGTCAACGTCGCGTGGCAGTTACGTCCTTTCGCAACTACGGCGCACATTATAAAAAATACGGCGCCaatttttaattacttttttttagtaataataaataataataactcttttttttttttttttttggttttaataataattaacattagtaatttataattttttttttttttttttttttttttgtatttacaTTGGTCACTTTCTTTCTCCTCCCCACGGCTAGACGACTCGTCGGAATTTATTAGGGAAAAAATgttatgaaaattattaaaaaaaaaattaataataataataattaaggcAAAAATTATGGAATTTCTTCGTACAGATTTTACCGGAGAGGAGCATCTTCTACTCGGGAATGGCAACGAGCACCGGCCGCCAAGCTCGCCGGAGAAATCTGTACCGGAATGTCGCCGATACAGGTCTAAGAGAGCGGCGAGTGGTAGATGGCGAACCGATTCCAGCGGCGTTAGTGTTGGCCGACGTTACGAATCCCTCCTGTTCTTCGATTCTCCTATCGGAGAGCCTATCCTCAAGCGGCGGCGGCGACGAGACGAACAAATCCTTGAGTTTTCGTCTGGCTCGAACCTCCTTCTCGTTTTTCTCCGGAATCAAATTGTGGTtatcgtcgtcgtcgtcgtcgtcgagATCTTGGGAATCGGCGGAGTTATCTTGGAAAGGAAATCGGCGGCGATCGGTGCGATTAAGGAGCATTCTTAGGGTTTTACGGCGGCGACGACGGAGATGAATGAGGGGACTAGCGTTGGGGCTTCGAGTAGGGCTACCAGCGACGGCACATTGAGAGGCTAAGAGTTTGAATTTATGCAAAGTAGCCATGGGAGAATGAGATTTGGGAGATTCGTTGGTTAATTTGTGTTGTGTAGAGAACTGAAAATTGGAATAAGAAATTGAGGAGAGTgtatgagagagagagagatctgAAGAATCTGAATGAATTAGGGGTGAGAAGTGAGAAGAAGTAAGAAGAAGTAAGAAGAAGTGTGTGATGTGAATTTTggatcctttttttttttttttttttgttgagttTTAGGGGTTCTTTACTCTTTGGagttggagagagagagaagaggagaGCAGCAgggaataaaaatatatttatatttgttatttgttatcTTCTTTGGAGGGTTATACCGTAGGGTTAGCCATTGTTTACACGTGGCGGGTCCTAGGAACTTGCATTCACATCCTTCCAATTTTTGTATTTACGTTTCTACTCCCAAACCTCATCTCCTTTACCTATCTAATAGCCTCTAAATAGGCTCGGTTCAATATTTTTTAGTGGGTAACTTTTAATAATTCCAATACTATTTTCAACTTAATTTTTAAGTGAATTTgtaagtaaagaaaagaaaaaactcaaaataaataatcactAACATTGAGAATGTGAAGGAGAGACGATCATAGATGGTGAAATGAAAAGTCAACGACAATGAATACTGAAAAGGAGAGCTGTGAGATGAAGAGTAGAGACAAGAAAGAGAGGGTAACACCGACGATGGCGTGAGATGAGAAGCTGAGACAAGAGGAAAAAAGTAATGCAGAGAGATGTGAGGCGTGACATGAAGTAGTATTAACGAAATGAAGTTATATGACCTAAATTTACTTTTATTGAttgaataataaaataaaataaataaataaaaagaaaaaaacaatattttttaacccaacccaacccaacccttataATATGAATTGAGTTATTCTAATCTGTCGGGTTATTCTTACATCCCTACCATCTGATAGTAAGgtaataaaaattaattgaatAGAAGGCGTTTGATTGATGTTAATTTGAGAAAATCTAAATAGacaatattacaaaaaaaaaatcgaaagcTTAATCCATCCTAAATCAACCGACCAACGTAGATTTATACTCCTTTAAGGTTGAGGTTGATTTAGACATGTACTAAACCGACCATAGTATGTTCAGCGATACGGTTGTCAGAAAACCGACTCCGACCAATTGCTGCAAACCCctatccaataaaaaaaaaaaactataaagcATAGGTATATATGCAAATACATAATACGGATATGATAGGACGCGTATgtgttaattttaaaaaagaaaaaaaaaacataaactaGATATGGATACCTTGATGATACATTTTGTTCCCTTGAAAAGAAATAGGATATATgtgaaaaattcaaaatgtaatGTAATCCACTTGAAAAATACAAATTAAGAGGTTAAGAATAGTGGTATAATGAAACTTCTTTTTGTGTTAGTTTTTGTGACTCTGTGAGACTCGGACGTGAAGATGAAGATTAGATCATTTTAAggtttgatttctttttctttctttctttttttcttttttttctttttttttttcttttttttacattttagtTTTGGGCTTAGCGTAGTAGGCTTTTTGTATTTTTGCCTAGCCTTGAGTTGGAAAAAATTAGATGAGCTACTCAAGGTAAGACCTTGAGTACATCCACTTCATGTTTATGGAACGGAACTAAGTGTttgatatttataaaataaaaaaaaaaaaaaaaaagaatctagATCTATCAAATTGAGTATCAGATTTTACAAGAATTTAGGAGTatcaatatttaatattttacatgaaatatttatgcttcatataaaaaaaaagtatatatataaaaaaagtatatatacatatacataacgTTTTAAACTAAAGTTTAAATTTCTTCAATATTTATGACCAAAAACGAAAATTTAGGACACCACAGTACTTTAGGTCATTATAAACCAATTTCTTgaattatatttgaatttttaaaggATGATTTATATTATACCgataattttgaaatattgaAGAAAAACTGAGTATAATAATATACCTTTTGAAAGTAtgtgaatattttttaaaagaataataaataaaccaaAGATAATTATGTaaaatcaaatttcttttaCGCTTTTAAAACATTTGTGTTTTTATTGTGTTTAGTAGCTAATCTCAAATTTGTTTCTAAATAAATTTATGGAATTAAGGTTTGTCATAAGTTAttaaatcttttttattttaatgtaAATTGAAATTTATGGACTTGTTTATCCTAAGTTTTTTTATGTGCAAATTGAAATTTATGTGCTTattaaatctaaatttaataataataataataataataatagtaatagtaatagtaataataataatagtaatagtaatagtaatagacttgaaaaatgaataaagaagtatggatattttaataattaatttctttggcctttatattttaaaaatcgGCTTAATCtttgaatatttaaaattagttcAATTTTTGCATTAGTGGGTTAATGAAAGATGACATAgccttttaaaattaattttaggaTATTTTAATGTTAACGTCacaattataatttataatatctTTTAAAGTAACAAAGTTTCAATCCAATAGACACAAAATTTCATTGGAATGAACCAATGAAGGGAATTGTAATTTTACATTCTTTTTGTGTAATGTAGAAATCAAATCCAACAAATTCAATTCAAAAGAAAGAATGGGTCAATGGTGTTGTCAAAGAAACATATTTATCAGCTCTAGTTTGTAATAATTTAGCTCTCTTAGTCCAAAGTTCATACTCTAAAATgtaaagaaaatagaaagattGGATCAACATATtaattgaaagaaagaaaacaaaatgttCGTGGTCATGACTTTAAGACTACaaactatgatggagtaaatcaTGGGCCAAAAACCAAACAACTCAATTCACTGTCCCAATCGATTAACAAATAAAGTTtgatagaattttttttttttttttttttttttttttgctaaagTATTTCCTTTTTGTCTTTACTTAAAAGAAGTTTTtctttctccctttttctttaattgaaaCTTTGGAGTGTGTTGTTAGGCTTAGGCTTCCCTTTCTTTTACGATTTCTTTTTACTTCTACTAAGATAGAGAGTAGACATCCCAAACAAACTTTGGATAAAAAGTATGAAATGGGGGAGAGAAGTGGAGAGTCAAGTTTCATGTGTTGcagaaaaagaggaaagagtACGAAATGATCTCAAGAAGGATGACCAAAAGTATGAAGTCAACTGCGCGTCTACCAACTTCCGGCTTCCATTTCTACATCACATTccttcaatttttgtttctaaacTCATTCCTATATCATGTTTTCATCTCTAATTTCCAAAAATTCACTTCATCCTTAATCAACCCTCTTCAATGGACATCAATCCTAGATCGTTTCTGTTTTCTCTTTTTCCCCACTTTTTCCCTTCATTCCTCTTCATTATTCTCCTCCTCTCCTCCCCTGCTTTCTCCTCTTTATATGATGAATGGTTCTTAAACTGCCAAGATTCGTTCAAATGCGACGGTCTTCTTGACAAGGGATTCCCTCTCTGGAGATATAATGGAACAGAATTTTGTGGTGCTTATCTGTCAATGAGGATCAAATGCGATGGAATCCGTTCGACCATAAAAATTGCGGGAGCAAGTTTCGAACTCCTGGGTCTTGGTATAAGCGATCAAATTCTTATAATTGCCGAAATCGGGTTTTCAGATGGATTTTGCTCGCCAGAAAAAAATATTTCGTCAAGTTCCATGTATGCGATTATTCCTGTATCTTATGACTGCGGGCTTCTAGACAAAAAACCTACTTGTTCAGGAATTAAATATAGGTACACGCCATTTGAGAACTTAACTGGGCCTAATTCTAATGAACGTTATTGTTGGTTAAGTGCAGTAGTGCCAATTTCACGATGGTTGCTTAAACAAGTTGGTGATGATTTCCGATTGGTAGCGCAGCATATCATAGAAGAGTTTAAGTCAGGCCGGGCGGTGGTAGACAGTCGAGTATGTAACAACTGCAATCCTGGTAgtgtttatgtttatgacttCCAGTTGAGTCAAACAAGATGCTGTTGTCAATCTTCATTTGATAGGATTAAATTCTGCGCTTCCTCATCTTTTACCCAATCGCCAAATTATGCTGATGAGCCAAAGACAGCACTGCCCTCCGGTATGTACACAAACTTTGTCCTCAACTGTCCTTGTTTTCCCTTTAAAAGTTATGCAATATAACTTCTGTTCTGATAGGTTTCCTTCTGGGTAATACTCATTAATTAGTTAGCTCCCTCCAATTTGGGGCTGTAACTATAATAGTTGTTGTTTCTAAATGTTATAACCTACATAGGATTACTCTTTCAAATTCATCTTTGTTACATGTTACAATTCTTTACTATTCCATACCCATCTTCGTTTTTCTGTTACTGTGTTTTTATTTCCTACCAAGACTCAAATAGTCTCCAACACAAACATATGCTATTAAAACTTATCTACTATTATAGCACACAAACTACAATAACTAATATAGCATCCCAAAAGCTTCTTAAAAGTTCGAAAATAGTTCCAACAAGCCCCTAGATTCTCCTACAAAAGAATGAGGTTTTTTTCTAATATCTTCCTTAGACAGTCAGACATGATGGTCATTCTGACTAGCTTTTCACAGAGGATCCCACGCTTCTTAGCAACAATTTCTCTTGGTAATGATCACACTCAAGAACTATAAAAATCTTAACAGCATATGTATTTATATAAAAATCTCGACTACATACCTCAAAGTACGCCAGGAGACACCATATTTGTTGGAAGTTAACATATATAGACACTGATTAAGCTTCATTTATAAGAATAGTTGGCCATGTCTCCTGAGTTATGATGATGGTTCCACCTAGCTTTCCATTAGTGCTTTTTCCTAGTCACTTTTTAGCGGAAAACATGAAAATCACAAAAAGCTGTCAAcgattataatataaataaaaaacaaaaacttatcccgagttttaaaaataacattttaatCATAAACATTAAATTAAGTTTCATTCAGAAGATGAAGCCATCACTATGAGAGTATCAGTCACTGAACTTAATCAACAGAAGTTCTTTTAGGTTGACGGTCGGTCCTCATCTAACTATATTAGGCATATATAGAAAAACTTCTGTAGTGAAACCTCAGAATATTCACTTTAGACCTCGttattgacaaaaaaaaatgattataaAATCTTAGTTGAAGTCAATAACCGTATTTGCATTACGAAACTGAAAGTTATTATTCAAAGTCTTGGTGGTATAGAGCGTAGCTGTGTGTACACATTCTTTTC
This genomic window contains:
- the LOC103485443 gene encoding uncharacterized protein LOC103485443 — protein: MATLHKFKLLASQCAVAGSPTRSPNASPLIHLRRRRRKTLRMLLNRTDRRRFPFQDNSADSQDLDDDDDDDNHNLIPEKNEKEVRARRKLKDLFVSSPPPLEDRLSDRRIEEQEGFVTSANTNAAGIGSPSTTRRSLRPVSATFRYRFLRRAWRPVLVAIPE